The Arachis ipaensis cultivar K30076 chromosome B10, Araip1.1, whole genome shotgun sequence DNA window TTCTctatatatataataactaaCCATGAATTTGCATTGgcacttattatatatatacttctcttgctaattaataataataattaacctAATAGTAATTACTACTAATATAggaaattagagaaattaaagtAGTGAGAGTGATGATGAGGGGTCCCtaaataataaaaagatcaaaAGCCAAACAAACTACAGAGTGTTGTGCAATTATTCATACCATACCATGAATTTCATCCCAAAGCTAAATATATAGCTAGCTAGCATTGCATTCAAAAGTGGACAAaaaagattttataaaaaataatagcaAAATATTAAAGTGGGATAAGCAAGCttttcattaaataaataaatattggtCCATAAACTAAAAcacagagatagagagagagagaaagagagagaaatagaaaagcaAGCTAAGGTGCTCTGGTTTGaattgaagatgatgatgaggaagagcaTAAGGTGCTGCATATCTTGCATTCTACCATGCGGAGCCTTGGACGTAATAAGAATAGTTCACTCCAATGGCAGGGTGGAGGAGATCAGCGGAGCAACCATCAAAGCCAGCGAAATCATGAAGGCACACCCTAAGCACGTGCTCAAGAAGCCATCTTCACCTTCCGCCGCCGCACCTCTTCCAAACATCGTCGTCGTCCCTCCCGACGCCCTCCTCCAGCGTGGTAAGATTTACTTCCTCATGGAAGAAAGCAAAGCCgccgccgccaccaccaccaccagcaacaATAATAATAGCAGCAGCGTGGTTGTGTCTTGTGACCGGTACTTGACGGAAATAATGTCGGAGAAGATTTCGACGCAGCGGGACAGAAGAAGAGGCCGCGTCGCTGTGTGGAGGCCTCACTTGGAGAGCATTTCGGAGTCCTCATCGTCATCATCACCACCATCAACAACTCAACTCTAACGACGGTTTCTTCGCCacgttttttctttttcctcttgtCTCTCCTCTATTCAAGTGTGTCTTCCATGATATCCATATATTTTTAGGGTTCGTTCAAGGCATATATTAATTTCCAACCTTCcaatctcttctttttctttcttcctctACAATCTGAAAAGGAAATATTTAAGTTCTtcgcttcttttcttttcttttctttttttatacatGTGCTTATATATATGCTTATATGTACATAGGATTAAATATAAAGGTacgtatatatataaataaagatTTTGTCATTTAATTACATATGTTGATGAATCCTATAAGTAATGTTGAGTGCTGTGAAAGTATTAGCGTGGTTTTGATTGTGGAGTTAAGCTTGATGAAGGTATATAGAGTAGAAATAGAAGAAGGTAAtgctagggagacaaaaaaaaagtcggaacttgttttatttagcatttattaattgttgcgaccaAATATTATGGATAGAAGAGATATCTTCATATTGTAGAAGGTCAATTCTTATTGATTGCCTAATTTTTAGGGTTCATTATCATCTTTGGAGGATGTGTTCACTACTGTTGAGATAGTGGGGTTATAACATAATTGATCCAATAAGGGTGTTAATCTTTTTTGGTAATTTTTTATAAACAAAGATTTTGTGAGGTTTTCATTTCgttatgctttaatttttaaaatttgttgatGAAACATGCTACTAGGAAGTGCACATGGATTGGAAAAGTAGCTAGCTAGATAAGGCAACAAGAGGGTCGTAtgataaattaaaagaataaaaaagaagatcCCACTTCTATTGTTGTGTGGTGGCTCTGTTATTGTAATTCTCGGTTGGATCATAATAGAAGGTGATTGAGACATGATGGATGTTATGGTATTGCTAGCATTCGAGTAATCTATTTACATTTATTCCCATTTGCAGACGAAAAAGGTTCANNNNNNNNNNNNNNNNNNNNNNCAATTCATTATTTTTTCTTACTACTCTTGTGTTGCGCCTATATTTGGTATTCTTCTAAAATACAAAAACAATTTATTACAAGAGATCGATGTAAGACTAATACCAACTAAGCTCTATTATGTGAAAAGAATAATTATATATAGCTGCTTTTGTATTAGAATTTGAGTAGATATAACTTTAATTTAGAAGTCTTTGTTtatgttttaaataaaaaaatcttttgggTCCCCCCCAAATGGAGGAGGACAGATTCATGAAGTGTAAAACCATGGTGTACTTTGGCACTTGCCCACAAATAAAAGGGTAAAAGaatagggaaaaaaaaaaagaaaaagaaagaagcaaaCAAATCGGGGttagatcaagaaaagaccaaaGTGATCACTTTGAGGTTAGAAACGAATTCAAAGTCCCCACAAAAAGAGTGCTTTTCACACACCCCACAAGCCACAAAGCCCACAATCACATTCTAATTTGCAATGATGCGCTGCATTTGCATTCTTTGCACTAATGACTTTGTAGTGCGATGTGTCttttaagcattttatttttcttctgctTATTATGAATTAAGCCAAGGCCTAGTGGCCTTGGCATATATCCCATAGGATGTTTATGATTATTCATTCAGCTTTAAGTTGAGGGAATTGATGAAGAAGACCTTCAAATAATAATCCTCAATGTTCTGATTCTGATTTCATCAGTGTCTTATTATATTTACTATGATCCTTTGAGCATATATGCTGTTTTTTTCTTTAACTTTGTAACAAAAGACCCCACCATATATATTTATACGGGTCCAACTATAAAGTTTGACAGGCTACTTCATGTATCAACAATATCAGTGAGTGAATAATAATTGAAATGTGTCAGTGTTATCTCTGTGTGGATCAGGTGAACTCATTAATCTGCTACTCTGAATCATTGAAATCAGAATCTTCTCTGTACTTTACTACCTCCCTCTAATTAGTTCATCTAATGCATACATTTCCCTTAATTTGAAGAAGATTAATACATAGTTAGAATTCCTAAGAAGACTAGAATACACTAGACTGGTAAGTAGTATGCTGCAGGAGGCAGTGACTTGAGAACAAAGAAATCAATATCACAGATATGTAGTGACTCAATTAATTTCAAAGAGAGATGCCCCACATTTGTCACTGGGCATTAATATCTCTGAATGCATAGCATAGCAGAAGTACTACTACTGATTGAAGCCAACTCAGTTACCTGAATGATGGGTCCTCTGATCTCTCTGTCTCTGGCATTTATATATGCAATATGTTTTGTACTCGCCATATTCTTTGTCTGCTTATGTAAACAGCTAGCTCTATCTCTACATGTATATCTTGCAAGAGATTAATTGAttgattataataattaataacaataagtaagtaattttGAAGCTGCTATATATGTCACTATGTCTGGTAATATATAGTTTTGACTTTTGACCAAGAGCACACTGCAAAATTGGCTCTGATAGTTGCTGTATGTGATTCTGTCTAAACACTAAACTCTCATGTGAAACTAATAAAAGTGATGGACAAATTTCATCACTTGTTGGGGACAGAATGTGTTTCAGGTTCAGACATATTCAGGACAAATCAATATCGAGTCTGgttccaaattaagcacaaacaACGATGCACATCTTCAAGGAGAACAGTAGTTCCAAGCTTTCcctattttctctcttctccTATATCTGATAAGCATGCAGGTTATGGaataataaggaaaaaaaaaaagattccaACAACAGAGTTGCACCATTGGTGGAGACACATTTTCATATTGGCCTTGAAGATAAAGCTCTCTTCACATAAACAATAGGTTATGGTAGTTGGGAGTGCGAGTGTGAAATGCCCCAGAGTGGAGCAAATGTGGGACTTTCATGAATATGGATGTTACTGTGTTAGAGACTTTTCATAAAGTGCttgcttcttccttctttatcttTCTCATATCTGATTTTATCTATGTTTTTAATTAGATAGAGGTGGAAACTCAAGTatagtcaa harbors:
- the LOC107621613 gene encoding uncharacterized protein LOC107621613, producing MMMRKSIRCCISCILPCGALDVIRIVHSNGRVEEISGATIKASEIMKAHPKHVLKKPSSPSAAAPLPNIVVVPPDALLQRGKIYFLMEESKAAAATTTTSNNNNSSSVVVSCDRYLTEIMSEKISTQRDRRRGRVAVWRPHLESISESSSSSSPPSTTQL